A stretch of Chitinophaga caeni DNA encodes these proteins:
- a CDS encoding conjugal transfer protein TraD produces MEIVIVICLLIVIILLLQDKIVIQKRSQQKPTQGKVNPNLPDIMGQPKPVRSLSLPNTANESQLAEPEINPDNLDIEYDENVSIQIPQEELDEVFSNMPDLEEEEEEWNRYGISGGDNGFAQGVTYDELSSVGALLQKENLEQAQKETAVAIVQKLQGTELFSLLENSIEGASRKIAELLDSTLSSGSDDSSSTLRKSDLSDFDIGEFV; encoded by the coding sequence ATGGAAATAGTAATTGTGATTTGCCTGCTTATTGTCATTATCCTGCTTTTGCAGGATAAGATTGTCATTCAAAAAAGGTCGCAACAAAAGCCAACGCAGGGAAAAGTTAACCCGAACCTGCCCGATATTATGGGTCAGCCAAAGCCGGTAAGAAGCCTTTCCCTGCCAAACACTGCCAATGAAAGCCAATTAGCGGAACCGGAGATAAACCCTGATAATTTAGACATCGAATACGACGAAAACGTCAGCATTCAAATTCCGCAGGAAGAACTGGACGAAGTTTTCAGCAATATGCCTGATTTGGAAGAAGAGGAAGAAGAATGGAACAGGTACGGAATATCTGGTGGCGATAACGGTTTTGCCCAAGGGGTTACCTACGACGAACTAAGCTCCGTAGGGGCATTGCTCCAAAAAGAGAATTTGGAACAGGCTCAAAAGGAAACAGCGGTAGCCATAGTTCAGAAATTACAGGGAACCGAATTATTTAGCCTGCTGGAAAATTCCATAGAAGGTGCTTCCCGAAAAATTGCCGAGCTTTTGGATAGCACACTTTCATCTGGGAGCGACGACAGTTCTTCCACCTTGCGGAAAAGTGATTTGAGTGATTTTGACATTGGGGAGTTTGTGTA
- a CDS encoding DUF3408 domain-containing protein encodes MKKNNKNRNVVAANNSPEVMSNEAKNSYEQTFLQMDIEQKRGSKSIYLSPEHHERLTRIVQVIGDDKIPLFAYLNNILEHHFKVYENTITKEFKEKYKSLF; translated from the coding sequence ATGAAGAAAAATAACAAAAACAGGAACGTTGTTGCAGCCAATAATAGTCCTGAAGTAATGAGCAATGAAGCTAAAAACAGCTATGAGCAGACATTTTTACAAATGGATATTGAGCAGAAAAGAGGCAGTAAAAGCATATACCTAAGCCCTGAACATCACGAACGGCTTACCCGTATTGTACAGGTAATAGGCGATGACAAAATACCCTTGTTCGCCTATCTGAATAACATTCTTGAACATCATTTTAAAGTGTATGAAAATACAATTACAAAAGAGTTCAAAGAAAAGTACAAATCGTTGTTTTAA
- a CDS encoding DUF3408 domain-containing protein, which translates to MSSDNKKEDFKKPNVDEDYLMNIISGDEPVAPPQNNQQQEEPKEIKPKAREKARSNSSKKADYEETFLVNRFPSGRSGKVVYIRPEYHERLLRIVQLTRDEKTTLYSYIDNILEHHFREFGDDITEYFNERFKPII; encoded by the coding sequence ATGAGTTCAGATAACAAAAAAGAAGATTTTAAAAAGCCCAATGTTGATGAAGATTATTTAATGAACATCATAAGCGGCGATGAGCCAGTTGCCCCGCCGCAGAATAATCAACAACAGGAAGAGCCAAAGGAAATCAAACCCAAAGCCAGGGAAAAAGCCCGAAGCAATTCGTCAAAAAAGGCTGATTATGAAGAAACATTTTTGGTCAACCGTTTTCCCTCTGGCAGAAGCGGCAAGGTGGTTTACATACGTCCCGAATATCACGAAAGGCTGTTGCGTATTGTGCAATTAACGAGGGATGAAAAAACAACCCTCTACTCGTACATCGACAATATTCTCGAACATCATTTCAGGGAGTTTGGCGACGATATTACAGAATATTTCAACGAACGCTTTAAACCTATCATATAA